tttgagagggttgttctcataagtggtcttagtgaaaaatccaagagggttgttcttggtccaagaggattgttcttggtggtttgggtgttagaagattgtaggataaGTCTTGGGATTAGGCTTGCACAAATATCTAACAATAGTGAAAATCTCTTACTACGTAAGGGGACTGAAGTACTCTCaaattgtgaggggaaccaggatatatcgttGTGTCCTTTATCTTTCCACATTTTATTGCTTTTATCCACACTTAACCAAACTGTAAAATAAGAACGTCCTTATCTCTAAAACCAGAAAATTTTATTGGTCCTAATTCACCCTCCCTCTTAGACACACTTCATACTTACATCTTAGAGTATTTGGAGAGCAAGAAATGAATTTTTTTGGTAGTGGCTCCAAATTGATTCAAAAAgattaattgtaatttttatgagtgaTGCAAATGCCCTCTGAATTACCTTTAATTGGTTTGACTATGTATTTTATCTCtcatccttttttgtatttgGGTTAGAGTATCCTAGTGCTCTTATTTGAATTCAAAATTCTTATAAAAAACCTTTTTGTATTTAGATGTATTTAAGTGACTTTTATCACTCAAGATGAaagataatttaataatattactaaaatatatttttgaaattaaaataaatatggatagtaatttttttttaataagcaatttgtgcCTAGTCAGATTTGAACCTAAGACCTTAAGGGAAGCATACCTTTAAGACTCAAGCTTTGACCATTAaatcacacacacgcacacatatCGATAGTAATTTGAAATTGAActtatagaattttttattaattaaaataatattaatgataATTTTACATTCGTCTCCAAAAAGATTCAAACTTACACCATGAATAAGACTAAACTTCTCATATATAAATTTAAACTTACACCATGAATAAGACTAAACTTCTCATATATAACTTTATGAATCTCAATAGAACTGATCACTCAaatgacttttttttttgtatctTAAAGATTATTTGTGAAAGACTATTCATAGCATTAGAACAATTTGCAAATATTTAATAATTGTTGGTTTTTATTCCTTATAAGTATGTGTCATATATTCTTAATTATCATTTAGACTAGCGCAGTCGGAATTTTTAAAGGAATAGTAAGCgctaaacctaaaataaaaaatagcgtTGCAAATGCAAATATAGAATAAAACATAAGGTTGCAAGCGTAAAACCAGTCAGATAAATTCCGGAGTccaccaaacaaaaaaaaaatttaattctattATAATGAAAGATAATTTTTATGGCCAATGCAAAAGTCTTTCAATAcagaaataaaactaaaactaaaagaCACCGTAATGGGCTtttaatcaaaaacaaaaataaacaaaaaaatttccataatattaaaacaGGAAATTACTTacatattaaaacaaaaatttcttaaatattaaaatgctttccgATGCACAATTTCTTCTTCGATATACGCAACCAGCCTTCCTACATCAGTCTCTTCCACCTCTGAAGAACTCGACTCTAAGTTTTGTTCTTGATAAAGAGCTTCATCTGATTGCACCTTGCTGTATGTACCAACTGGAAACTCTCTTTACGCAGAAACGACATCACATCTCCTCCCACATTGAAAAATTTATCTTCCACGCGTTTAACTTGCATATGAGGCAAATCGTTTGGTAGCTCATCTGCGGTCAACTCCTTGAAATCCTTTAGGATCCCTAGTACATCTTCTGGAATCGTTGTTCCCTCCTTTACAATATTCATCAACCCTTTGACCACCACTGGACATAAATATGCAGTTTCTTTTACAGCCTTATCAAACTCCTTTTCACTTTGCGTCATCACCAATAAATTAGACTTCTTTCCTCATGAATTCTTATCAAAGTGCAAAACAGAAGCCATAGAAATTTTATGTGTGCCCCATATAAACATCACCACGTTATCCCTTCCTCGATAAGAGATATCATTATTACATTGCCAAAGTCTACCAAGTAAAACatgacaaacatccatatcaagatTTCCATCATTTACATAATTGATTTTCAAATATCCCATCTTTTCATCCATGTCATAATTTTCACCTTTGTTTATAGGCATATAAAAAGTTAGTAGCTTTGAATTTTTACTTAAAAGACATTGCTCCTCAGATTTCAAAGCAACTGCAACCGTCATTAGTGCCAAATTATGGTGTTTTTGAGTGTGAATAATTGACACTTATTGGCTTAATTCTTTAGTTTTTCTTGCAATTAACCTCAACTTGTTTGTAAATACATTTATATTGTGTATAATTGCATTTTTGTGTAAATATCATTCGATTtcttatttttatcttattttttgtaggtattcaagcaTCTTATCatttcattgttagatagagcattgaataagcttttaaATGCTTCAAAACTTGCGtaaatcagagttacggttcaaaagttatggcgaaaacacgTGTTGAATTTTTTCGAGACAACATGTTTCGCGCTTAGCGCCCACAGAGCGGGCTAAGCGTGCACTGCGAATTtaatttttgtataaatagtttaaAATCAGATTTTAAGGTTATGTGTTGGGTATTTTTGAGCCCCAACTTCATCACCTTCATCCTTTTGATgttagagcttagaaaacaacatttgaaGGTTGTAATCGAATGATTTGGAGTCGAAGCTTCTTTGCTCGTGATTGACATcgcgaaagatttggttttctaCTTCATTCTTCTCTTTGCAAGCTTCATTTGTTGGGGTTTGTTTGTAAGTATACCttgtttatatgtatatttattgctcaTGGTATTGTATGAAAtctcttttacaaatcaatgttgatgtttatccttgttTTTGCTTTGTGCcaggatttgagttgctttatCCTCAAATATTGTTCTTGGATGAATATTTTCTAGGTTTTAGactttagagatagatttagactTAGTATTCACTTGGGTATCAActcttaatgcctccgtgttggtTGAGTTGTGCGAGACATCACCGATGAGATTAAAATGGTTGATATCTCACTTTGCGTTAGACATAACCTCTATGTGAGTGATATGCGATGATATTGACAAGTAATTTAAGTTGAGTACGACTGAGTAATAAGTTTAAGTATTTGACGGCTATATGAAATTCAATTCCGAGAGTTCTCTCATATccaaagaatgtatttatttcctgttcatatgttttattttccgcactttacttttGAACCATTTTAACCCAAGCTCATAAACGCGGGAATTATTGAACGACATTCTTTCCCTCGCACTGATCCCCGTGGGTACAATAAAACCCGTAATACTTACAATATTTTGCTTGCTGCTTTATCGTATTAACAAATTGCAAGAGAATCTCCACTCACTTCAGTACAAGAATCAAATTGAAAAGATATTATTATCGAGTTAATTTTTACAATTGATTGTGAGAGTCTCATTCCATAAATTCCTTTGTGCATGTCCTTCATATTTACCAAATTCATCATCACCATAATTTATTTTGGTATTCTTTGTTGCCCCTCTGACAATTTTGGACCTCGCCTCTTTAACAAAAATTATCTCCAGGACCTTGCCTCTTTAACAAAAATTGTCTCCAACTTCTTTAGTTTAAGAATGCTACTCTCAGGTTTGTAAGGTATAAAGCTTTTCTGTAAACTGTGTAAACTGGAAGCTTTAACATGAGAAAAGAAATCAATAAAAGAAGATGAATTCCGTAGGATTGATGATTTTATTGTCCCTGTTTGATGCATTGTTTGATCCATTCTAGATGGTGGATGTAGAATAGAAATTGAATTATCCGAAAGTTTTCCACCTCTAACACATCCTCCTTTCCTATCTCTTCGTTGATTTCCGTTATTGTTGGCGTTCTTCACTTGATTTTCTAAATTCGCCATATGTTCAATCAAAGCAGTTAGAGTCGCGATAAAATTCGCGGTAATTCCTTCAAGATCTGCTCTGGTCGGCGGTTGATCCTCCATGGTTGTCAAGTTACGAAAAGAACAGGAGAAatctgctctgatgccaactgacGCAGATGGAAACCTAAAAGAATAACAACCGctaaacctagaataaagaacagggttgcaagcgcaaaccTATAATAAAACACAAGGTTGCAGGTGAAAAATCTATCACATAAACTCTGGAACTAGTAATGAAGAAAACTTTGTattctattataataaaagataatccttatggccatgccaaaagtctttaaatacagaaaacaaaGAAACTCTAATGAACTCAAGGACGGATCCAGAGATTTCGACTAATGGGGgcacaataatttttatataaaaactcaAAGTTATAAAATGATGctatttttatatttatgtgaacaaatatcacaaaaatttacCATATACAATATTCAGATTAGATTATTTACGACAAAAATATTAGCTTTATTTCAAAACTACAAGAAAAAAATATGCTAATATTAAAATCACAAGCAAAATCATGCTAATTTTCAAAGTAATTATATTCATTTGAATAAATAGATCAATATACATTGTACATCTTCATATATTAATTTtgaaatagaattaaaaaaagCCTTCAATTTAGAATCCAAAGATTCATAAGGAGTAAAATGCTTAATTTTCCTATTGTATTGTGGATGTGGTTgaaattaacatttttatttcatttgatgCTTAAAAAAATCACACAATATATTATAGTCTGAACTTATAAGTTTCCATTAATGACTTTGTGGGGACAAAACACTACATACAGTGGGTCAAATCTCAAATGTTCTATaactattaataaataattaaagtagtGGGGTCAACAGCCCCCATTTCACATAACTTAGATCCATCCCTAAATGAGTTTAACGACATTCTAATGGACTTTTAatctaaaacataaataaaactaaaaattatcataatatcaaaacaaaaaatacttaaatattaaaattaaaattacttaaatattaaaatattttgcgaTGTGCGATTTCTTCATAGTTAGGCTTTCTACATCATTATATTATCAACTgtaaaaataacaattaaatattataaatttaaaattaaagataTTTTGTTCTCTCTACTATTTAGTTAGcacaaaatataacaaaaataaaaaaagatagtTTTACCACCGATTGACTAAACATACCTATAAACaatactatttggtccctaattTGTTGGTTTCTGTTTTTTATGTAAACAAAGGAAATATCCTATTTGATCGTGTCTAAGTAGTAATTGTTAAAGCATATCATGCACAATTGCACATAGTAGTTTTGAGAAAAATgccaaaacaaaataatataaagatGCGATCGTTTTCAGGAATGGTCAAAGAAAGAGGGTTGTTATAGTAGCAAGTGTGAATTACTGTGTTCAaagaaacataataataaaataggAAACTGGTAGtaattcaaataattaaaatagtttataGTCAAAAAAGGTGGCCATGCAACTAGAAGCTATAGCCGCCTTTAGAATAATCTTCGTTAACACGTCTTCACATCATCCCTTAATTTCCATGCTTTTTACAACAACCTTTACTTTGTCTTCTCTTCAATCTCATTGATTTATTATTAACTATAatcattatttaaaaatgatttgatGGATATAATTTAAACCGTTTGATGTAAAATTGATGGATGACATCAATTAATGTGTGTGTaaatgaatgatttttcatatgcAGGAATCTAAGTCGTTACTTGATGTTAGGTAGTATATAGAAATAGATTGAATAGAGCAagatttttcttaaataaattaacgtggttcatttaaaattataaaaatgatatgatatttgtacttagttttttttctttattgaaaGTATATGATGTAATATGTTAACTTCCTCAAAAAGTTATTCCTACCGAAGCCAGTCAACATCCACACCCATACTATTCATTTTGGGAATGTAAATGGATCACAcgtaatataatatattattttacattttttcGATTACTTAAACTATCCGActacattttttaaatattcatatCACTCATCCAAAATTTTATGGGTTCCATTTATATATTACAATTTTATTATATGTATTGCTTAAAAATTGTACAACTGGCATTTTTATTAAATGTATTGCTTCAAAATTGTACAATTGGTTTGTTTTACTACGGTGCCATACAAAGCACCCCTTGGAAAAATATTGCAACGATAGCACAGTTAAAATTCTGATTTCTCTGACACAAATTTATTAAACTTTGTGTAGCATCCACCGATGTGGATGCTCTTAAATAACAAGTTCTCAGATTACATATGGATACATCAATAGAATTACTAGCATAAGTCATTTCTACAGTAtatgttataaaatataaaaaataaaataaaaactcctcaatatcataaatatttctcataaattttataaatgatgaAAATATTTAGGTCTGAAAGTTAACTTTAGAATATTCCATTTATAATGTGCTCAATACAAATACGTAACAAATGTCTAAAGAAGTGTGTTCAAATATTAACTATACGATGAACCATCCAAACAGTAACATCCAGAGATACTCTTAATGTAAGACAGACTTTTTCCCCTCTCACATTTAATAACGTTAAAAAAATAAGATCAAATTTTTCAACTCATAAACTTTTCGTGAGCACTATCACcatttttccaaaatatttcaATCCCTACTCTTACCCACTCAACTTAACTCTGTTAATCAATTCCAGACATAGTTTGTATTGTTTTGCAGCATTTGACGAATATTTGGTGACTTTAATCTCTCCATTTCCTCACAAGTTTTAGTTAGTAACATACATTGgttttctttttagttttgatttaatgTACATGATCTTCATTGCATTCTTTCTTTCCAGGGTTGATAGtttgttttgtgattttgttaGATTCGGGGTTAGGTTTTGTTGTTGTCGTGATCTCTGGTTCACACGTGTCTGAAAATTATCATCTAGAGGTCCATTTGGATATTAGTTGTTGGACAAAACATAGATCCATTATATCCCATCTGTTGAGATTAAAAAGTGTATTTGTTATGTTTTGATATGTGCACCCATGTCTAGGACCAAgttgcaataaaaaaaattaggattCTAATTTTTGATATGCATACTAATGTTTTTTCTTGCCATGTGTGagtgaaaaagaataaaaaatgacTGATGAACAACCAAAATATATTCATGGTCGATTATCACAACATGCTTCAATTTATAAAAAGGAAGCTAAATATTTCTGAATCGAAAATACAAAGTTTGAAATAGGCCAAGCGTCTGGCACCACTGAGGGATCTTCGTTACATAGTGAGAGGTCTAATTTGCATGAGAGACCTTGGACCCGTGCACCTTTTTTTCGCACTTGCTTATGCACATGAGAGATTTCCCGGATGCCTATCTAACATGTTATTTTTTCCCTATTTGCGGACCATGTTGCTCCTCAGATTTGGAACAAAAaggtaaataaaatatttaattataaagaaTCGTATTTATATTGACTTGAAGCATCTTATTATGcacatttatatttatatttacatTAATGCATCTTATTATGCATTAAATTTTGCAATTTCGTGAGACACTAAAGTGTATAAATCATGGTAGGAGGATTGTACAGTTGATGAAGCATGGTTTCATCAAGTATTAGTGACATCCAAACTAAAGGATGTTTATATGAATGGTTTTCAATTAACGTACCATGGTGTTCTATTTGGATTTGTTGAGAGATGGCACACAGAAACATTGTCATTTCATCTGCTCTTTAGTGAGATGAGCATCACTTTGGATGATGTCTCATGCATCATGAATCTTCCTATCACAAACTTGTTGTTAGATTGCACTACCATTCAGAGAGTTTAGGCACTAGACCTAATGGTTACATACTTAGGAGCTGATTCGGGTAATGTTGATCTTGAGATTACAAATACGTAAGGAAGACATGCATAATTTGGATTTCTGAAGACTATATAAGAGCAGCATTTTACTCACACTATTACAAAGTTGGTTATGATGCACATGTTGTTTATCACAGACTGTGTGCACTAAGAATATATTTCATGCACTAGGTAGGTACAACCATATTCGTGGACAAAATTGcaatttatgttgatgttgtgtatGTTCGTTACTCCATGGACCTTAAGAGGATTCATGAGTACATTTGGTTTACTTGTACTTCAAACTGGACAAAGCAAGTAAGTGGAAGACAAGAAAAATGATCAATTGTATCTTtcgagtatttttttttttagtattggATATAAATACTAATGTATTTTTTGAACTATTTTCAGGTTTGTATCATCCATTATTTTCCTGAAATCGTTATGTGGAAGATTGTGGTtgaatatgaaaaataaataccTTGTTCTTCCTTTATTAGTCTATATAGAAGGAATTCATCGACATAGACTTACAAACACTCTATAGACGGTATTCTCGCAAAATATATTTGTTCGATCCCATACAACGAGCACCATCAGACATGACTTTTACAAGAGATTTGATGTTACTTTGAATGACTAGCATCTGAGTTTCAACTTATGTACCCTCATCTATCAGAGCGAGTATTGATGTATTTCGGGTATTTGCAGAGTATCCATAAGGACTCCACATTATTTGTACCTCCCATAGTGTATCATAGAGATGTTCATGAGATATTCGTAGAATATCATGAGCATTTAGTGCCAGAGGACGTATGAAGTGTGCCATATAAAAGTCCATGCAGTATTGTATATGAGTACATAGAATATTATTACAAAGTTTCGCACCCGTATATGGCTCTAGCACCAGAGGGAGATCCCCCAAAGTCATCTCATCAGGAGAACTTAAAGGAGAAACAACCTAGACCTTGTTGCAGATGTGTTGTCTAGATATCGTCGTATTCTCACTATACTCGAGGGTATCGTATCAAAAGGAACATGAAGGCCCCCATATCTATAACTCAATACATGCGATATTAACAAAGGAAAATGGTGTTCTTCATAATATGAGCCAAAATAGGGGTAGGGATGTGCGACACATTCcctatcaatatttttttatctgCATTTTTGTATACTTTATGAGTTATAATTTCCAACATTGATTATAGGGATACGTGACAAAGTTGTTTGTTTTCATATGATAATTGGTTTTATGTGTTAAGTAATGTGCTTTTATATgcatatatgtaaaaaaaaattgtgcaTATATTGTTTGTTATACAAGACCAAAAATAGTTTATCATAATATATGAATATAACAAGTCAATTTAAATAGAAAATGTTTTGTTGGTTTAATTTTTTCCTTTATGATAGAATCAAGCGTTTGTCAGGATATTGATATATGGAAACATCCTGCATACTCATATGATATGTTGTTTGTTACATGTATTCAACTCAGGGATGTGTCTGAATattaatatacaaacaaacctgCTTACAAATGTTGTGGTTTCCTGGTACATTAATTCATTATGGGGCCTGTCTGATTATCAACATCTGGACACACCCTACATACAAATATGGTAGTGTTGTTTGGTACATGTATTCAATAAGAGATTTGACcacatattaaaatttgaaaacacTGCATATTAAATGCTCTGAGTACATGTATTTAGATCAAGGTTTTGTCTAGACATTAACATATGGACAACTCCTAAATACACATTTGGTATAAAAACAAAGTATAGTTTCTATTATATGCACTTGCTACAAGATGACTCATTTCAAATAAACACATTAATTTTTCATATAGTGTTGGGACACCAATTTTACCAAACAATCAGAGCTTGTTGAATATTATCACGTCATTTTTTAATCTCGTATAACCTCATGTAATCTTCCTTGTAAGATGtaactttttaataaaattattataaataagtaGATGGTTCTCCTTTCCCCTTACCAGTTAAGGTTGAAACATTGCGAAATCCATAATTACCATCATTAGAAACATCTacaatttttcaatttatttttgcaTAAAAACAAGCATTTCTTCAATGTATTTGATTTTTTGTAAAGGTGAAGAGAACGATGAATACTATTGTGAGTACCCTTACAAGAATTTTTTTTGTCTATGAAAGAAGAGAATTCAGATAAAGTGATTCCAGATATTCAAATAATGATGGTGGCCACTTTGTAGAATTATCACTATGATTCAAACTTTTTAAAAGCACCTTGAGTTTTTATCGGGTTGGAGAGATGTTTCATATAAGTAGTTTCTAGACACACTTTCTTATACGGATGCTCTTTGATGTGCAATTTCATGTTATAACTAGCTTTGAAAAGTTCTCTTTAATTATTTCTCATTCTACCATAATAGAAATATTTAATTTACCATGCTTAATAACTCCATCATCGCCATCAAACTGAAGTATTTTCCAGTGCATGTTTATCTCATCCATAGTTATAGGTATATAGAGTTTCATATTTTGAGCTATTACACAAGCACATGGAAGATTGTATATTCTTCAAAGTGTAAAACCACACTTAGAGCTATTTTGACCTGTTTTATCTACTCACACAACTTCGTGATTAATAAATGTTAGTTCTCTGATTTTAGagttggcttaatttttgtaaaacaaataaaaggattagtatgtataaatatataagaaCAATAGATACAACAAAGAGTCCCACTGTAAtgatagaacatgttatgtttgagcaattcaacatctggaataacatgtcacatgggatgttaCGACATTATGCCGAGCTGAAGTTAAGAATTAAATCTATGTGATTTAGTTACAACAGAAGATTGCAGGATATTCAGGGATATTgtgcaaatcaaataaaggcgCGATATATTATATGAcaggtctgaagaatcaataTGAAGATTTGAAGAACCATTCAGgaaaatcaaatcagaatattgaagattatatagtttctaattatagaGATATTTTTGGAAACTAACAGATTGAAGACATTGATTGTAGTATAAGTTACTGCTATATTGAAACAGTAAATTTGCTGTGATTGAAGgtccaaatccagttgggtataggttataaatagaagacttTATAACCTAGAAAAAAGAGACAACCACCGAGcataaaagatgtagtcattagagTTTGTCAAGGTAAACCTCTCGGCTTGTGGGAAGGTTACCTATgtgatcctcgaagcctgtaggcaagagtattgttcttggaggaagctttgaagtaactccaggTTCGTGGTCATAGTCAAGGTTCTTGGCTAGGGATTGTCATGGAAGTATGTCTTCCAAACTTTTAGATATTTGGGATTAGAAGGAGATGGATATTAGGCCGTTGCTACAGCTCCTGGGActggagaactgtacaacatcatTGCGATGATTGGAATTGGAtagggatattccatatctaggaagaaactaggtagaagggtcattgggtagggattaagtgagggtTAGCTTGAGACTACTTTAACTCTGAATTAATATCGCTGATAGTGgattattaaaaaatcatttttgaatttttttttttgaaaaaaaatttgtttttgaatatgttttaattttaaataatgtatatttatgttgtaagatgtcaaaattaattttttttattttaaaaaataaattaaatttttttataatattttgaaaaatatttttataaaaattattattaaaaatatattgtgcGGGTATAGGGTGAGGTGGATAGTGAGATACCCGTGCCTACATCGATACCCGCTTATTTTAATGAGTATTTATGCGTGTTCGTATCCGTATTTATTTTACGGgattttatcctttataattttcttttatgGGTACTCATAGAATATGGGCCAAATTATCTTGTATATTAGTTTATCtatgttcttttattttgttgTCACACACTTTAAATTGGTAGTTATAAGAACATTGGCAGATCATGTTTCTCTATATTTAATAGGCGCAATTCTAGCCACTATATTATTgaaacaataattaataaataatctttataaaagaattaattaataataaataacggAGAAAATATAGAAAATCTACATGGGAATTATTATTTAATGGGTCTTATACAAAGCAAGACCAGtccaaactaaaaaataaaaatagctaTATTCAATTATGTTTACGTGAATTGTGATATATCGGTTAGGTTTACGTAAATTGTGATTTCTTCTTTCTGTCTTGCTTGCTGAATGTCCATGGAATTGGACACCCTCTTGCCCGGCGTCACACAACATCCTCCTCCGGAAAGCTATGTAGAAATAGACAAGCGGCAGAAATTGGAACCGGAAGCAGAAGAAGAATCGGAATCACAATCCAATTCTGAATCTGAATCGGAATCGGAATGGGAACCGGAACCATGGAGTTTGAAACGCATTGAAGATTTAGTGGAGAGTGACTTCTATATGTATAACGACGACTCAAATCCTTACCTTTTTTCTTGTTCGCGGTTTGAGTATAAGAATAAGGCACAGATTAAAAAAGAAGAGCAAGTAGAAAAGGCCGTGGCTGAATATGAGGAGCGCTCTCGTAACCTAACTGTTGGTTTCTTTTAATctattatacttttaattttactttcaattttgtttttgaCTAACTTAACATCTATATTATGCATTGCACAGCCCTTTG
This genomic stretch from Vicia villosa cultivar HV-30 ecotype Madison, WI unplaced genomic scaffold, Vvil1.0 ctg.000349F_1_1, whole genome shotgun sequence harbors:
- the LOC131627134 gene encoding uncharacterized protein LOC131627134 isoform X2 translates to MSMELDTLLPGVTQHPPPESYVEIDKRQKLEPEAEEESESQSNSESESESEWEPEPWSLKRIEDLVESDFYMYNDDSNPYLFSCSRFEYKNKAQIKKEEQVEKAVAEYEERSRNLTPFDAIPVPPLANIFGNNWPKPITITDDVRPLLIHLSNLALEIYNQGTANANYVFNEIVKATSQFIPYGTHYITFEAKDAAHVDPFNSPITTFQAHVWNRRPEEGQPVVKSCSIKPK